A portion of the Bacillota bacterium genome contains these proteins:
- a CDS encoding PaaI family thioesterase, with translation METEERPGRAGRREPAPEQVCFACGSENPHGLHLHVERRDDGWEEARFTPQPWHAGWPGIVHGGLVGTLLDELMGYVAYHEGEPAVTARMSIEYRRPVRVGEPVTVRARRTGARRRLIEAEAEVVDAAGRLLASARATLWRLDGGRLPGE, from the coding sequence ATGGAGACGGAAGAGAGGCCCGGACGGGCGGGGCGCCGCGAGCCGGCGCCGGAGCAGGTCTGCTTCGCCTGCGGCAGCGAGAACCCCCACGGCCTCCACCTGCACGTGGAGCGCCGCGACGACGGCTGGGAGGAGGCCCGCTTCACGCCCCAGCCCTGGCACGCTGGCTGGCCGGGTATCGTCCACGGCGGGCTGGTGGGCACGCTGCTGGACGAGCTGATGGGCTACGTGGCCTACCACGAAGGGGAGCCGGCGGTGACGGCGCGGATGAGCATCGAGTACCGCCGCCCGGTCCGCGTGGGCGAGCCGGTCACCGTCCGCGCCCGCCGCACGGGCGCCCGCCGCCGCCTGATCGAGGCCGAGGCGGAGGTGGTGGACGCCGCCGGGCGGCTCCTGGCCAGCGCCCGGGCGACGCTCTGGCGCCTGGACGGGGGGCGCCTGCCGGGCGAGTGA
- a CDS encoding aconitate hydratase, with the protein MFSGSVACAGGVRERRAGAPPARREARALPTIESTPDFVARVYEQMEARLAVVRRRLGRPLSLAEKLLLGHLDDPEHQELRPGESYLALRPDRVAMQDATAQMALLQFAHAGREEAAVPTTVHCDHLIQAFAGAKRDLEQALITNREVYDFLKSAAQKYGLGFWEPGAGIIHQVILEHYAFPGGMMIGTDSHTPNAGGLGMLAVGVGGADAVDVMAGLPWEVLYPRRIGVRLTGELRGWAAPKDVILKLLGILTVKGGTNRVVEYFGPGTRSISATGKATITNMGAELGATTSVFPFDERMAVYLRATGRAELAELAERHRHLLAADPEVEERPEEFFDQVIEIDLSTLEPHVVGPHTPDLARPISRLGAAVREEGYPSELSAALIGSCTNSSYEDLSRAADVARQAAARGLKARVPFLVTPGSEQIRATIERDGQLAAFEAIGATVLANACGPCIGQWRREPAAGGTAPAQGRNSIVTSFNRNFPGRNDGSRETLAFIASPEMVVAFALAGRLDFNPLTDELEAPDGSRFRLAPPAAAPEVPEAGYAGGESGYLEPPAERRGIELRVDPGSERLQILEPFAPWDGRDFVDLPLLLKVKGKCTTDHISPAGPWLRYRGHLDRISDNMFLGAVNAFTGEAGRTLNLFTGERGPVAQVARDYKARGVRWVVVGDENYGEGSSREHAAMSPRYLGAAAVIARSFARIHETNLKKQGILPLTFVDPGDYEKVRETDRISILGLAELAPGREVTARLRHEDGSEETIRLRHTLSQEQIAWFRAGSALNLIAGRAA; encoded by the coding sequence ATGTTCAGCGGTTCCGTTGCGTGCGCCGGCGGCGTCCGAGAGCGCCGGGCGGGCGCCCCGCCGGCGCGGAGGGAGGCGCGCGCGTTGCCCACCATCGAGTCCACGCCCGATTTCGTCGCCCGTGTCTACGAACAGATGGAGGCCCGGCTCGCCGTCGTGCGCAGGCGCCTCGGCCGGCCGCTCAGCCTGGCGGAGAAGCTGCTGCTGGGCCATCTCGACGATCCCGAGCACCAGGAGCTGCGGCCGGGGGAGAGCTACTTGGCCCTGCGCCCCGACCGGGTCGCCATGCAGGACGCCACCGCGCAGATGGCGCTCCTGCAGTTCGCCCACGCGGGCCGCGAGGAGGCGGCGGTCCCCACCACCGTCCACTGCGACCACCTGATCCAGGCCTTCGCGGGCGCCAAGCGGGATCTGGAGCAGGCGCTGATCACCAACCGGGAGGTCTACGACTTCCTCAAGTCGGCGGCGCAGAAGTACGGCCTCGGCTTCTGGGAGCCCGGCGCCGGCATCATCCACCAGGTGATCCTGGAGCACTACGCCTTCCCGGGCGGCATGATGATCGGCACCGACTCGCATACGCCCAACGCCGGGGGGCTCGGCATGCTGGCCGTCGGCGTGGGCGGCGCCGACGCCGTGGACGTGATGGCCGGCCTGCCCTGGGAGGTCCTCTACCCGCGGCGCATCGGCGTCCGGCTGACCGGCGAGCTGCGCGGCTGGGCGGCGCCGAAGGACGTGATCCTGAAGCTCCTCGGCATCCTGACGGTCAAGGGCGGCACCAACCGCGTCGTCGAGTACTTCGGCCCCGGCACCCGCTCCATCAGCGCCACGGGCAAGGCGACCATCACCAACATGGGCGCGGAGCTGGGCGCCACCACGTCGGTCTTCCCCTTCGACGAGCGGATGGCGGTCTACCTGCGCGCCACCGGCCGCGCGGAGCTGGCCGAGTTGGCCGAGCGCCACCGCCACCTGCTGGCGGCGGACCCGGAGGTGGAGGAGCGCCCGGAGGAGTTCTTCGACCAGGTGATCGAGATCGACCTCTCGACGCTGGAGCCGCACGTGGTCGGCCCGCACACGCCGGACCTGGCACGGCCGATCTCGCGGCTGGGCGCGGCCGTCCGCGAGGAAGGCTACCCGTCCGAGCTGTCGGCCGCCCTCATCGGGAGCTGCACCAACTCCTCCTACGAGGACCTGAGCCGTGCCGCCGACGTGGCGCGCCAGGCGGCCGCACGCGGGTTGAAGGCGCGGGTCCCCTTCCTGGTGACGCCGGGATCGGAGCAGATCCGCGCGACCATCGAGCGGGACGGGCAGCTGGCCGCCTTCGAGGCGATCGGCGCCACCGTCCTGGCCAACGCCTGCGGTCCCTGCATCGGCCAGTGGCGGCGCGAGCCGGCGGCCGGCGGGACGGCTCCGGCCCAGGGACGGAACTCCATCGTCACCTCCTTCAACCGGAACTTCCCGGGACGGAACGACGGCAGCCGGGAGACGCTGGCCTTCATCGCCTCGCCGGAGATGGTGGTCGCCTTCGCCCTGGCAGGGCGGCTCGACTTCAACCCGCTGACGGACGAGCTGGAGGCGCCCGACGGGAGCCGCTTCCGCCTGGCGCCGCCGGCGGCGGCGCCGGAGGTGCCCGAGGCGGGCTACGCGGGCGGCGAGAGCGGCTACCTGGAGCCGCCGGCGGAGCGGCGCGGCATCGAGCTGCGCGTCGACCCGGGGAGCGAGCGGCTGCAGATCCTCGAGCCCTTCGCACCCTGGGACGGCCGCGACTTCGTCGACCTGCCGCTGCTTCTGAAGGTGAAGGGCAAGTGCACCACCGACCACATCTCGCCGGCCGGCCCCTGGCTCCGCTACCGCGGCCACCTGGACCGGATCAGCGACAACATGTTCCTGGGTGCCGTCAACGCCTTCACGGGCGAGGCGGGCAGGACGCTCAACCTCTTCACGGGCGAGCGCGGGCCGGTGGCCCAGGTGGCGCGCGACTACAAGGCGCGCGGCGTCCGCTGGGTGGTGGTGGGCGACGAGAACTACGGCGAGGGCTCGAGCCGCGAGCACGCGGCCATGTCGCCGCGCTACCTGGGGGCGGCGGCGGTGATCGCGCGCAGCTTCGCGCGCATCCACGAGACCAACCTGAAGAAGCAGGGGATCCTGCCGCTCACCTTCGTCGACCCGGGCGACTACGAGAA